A section of the Mycolicibacterium anyangense genome encodes:
- the pafA gene encoding Pup--protein ligase, translated as MQRRIMGIETEFGVTCTFHGHRRLSPDEVARYLFRRVVSWGRSSNVFLRNGARLYLDVGSHPEYATAECDNLVQLVTHDRAGERVLEDLLIDAEQRLADEGIGGDIYLFKNNTDSAGNSYGCHENYLIVRAGEFSRISDVLLPFLVTRQLICGAGKVLQTPKAATFCLSQRAEHIWEGVSSATTRSRPIINTRDEPHADAEKYRRLHVIVGDSNMCEATTMLKVGTASLVLEMIEAGVAFRDFSLDNPIRAIREVSHDLTGRRPVRLAGGRQASALDIQREYFTRAVEYLQTREPNTQIDQVIDLWGRQLDAVESQDFAKVDTEIDWVIKRKLFQRYQDRYNMELSDPKISQLDLAYHDIKRGRGVFDLLQRKGLAARITTDEEIEAAVDTPPQTTRAKLRGEFISAAQEAGRDFTVDWVHLKLNDQAQRTVLCKDPFRSVDERVKRLIASM; from the coding sequence GTGCAGCGAAGGATCATGGGCATCGAAACGGAATTCGGTGTCACCTGCACGTTCCACGGCCATCGTCGGCTCAGTCCGGACGAGGTCGCCCGGTATCTGTTCCGTCGGGTGGTGTCGTGGGGCCGCAGCTCGAACGTATTCCTGCGCAACGGCGCGCGCCTCTACCTGGATGTCGGCAGTCATCCGGAGTACGCCACCGCCGAATGCGACAACCTGGTGCAGCTGGTCACTCATGACCGCGCCGGCGAGCGGGTGCTCGAAGACCTGCTCATCGATGCCGAGCAGCGGCTGGCCGACGAGGGCATCGGCGGCGACATCTACCTGTTCAAGAACAACACCGACTCGGCGGGCAACTCCTACGGTTGCCACGAGAACTACCTGATCGTGCGGGCCGGGGAATTCTCCCGGATCTCCGACGTGCTGCTGCCGTTCCTGGTGACCCGTCAGCTCATCTGCGGGGCGGGCAAGGTGCTGCAGACGCCAAAGGCGGCGACTTTCTGCCTGTCGCAGCGCGCCGAGCACATCTGGGAAGGTGTCTCCAGCGCCACGACCCGCTCGCGTCCCATCATCAACACCCGTGACGAGCCGCACGCCGATGCCGAGAAATACCGTCGGCTGCACGTGATCGTCGGTGACTCCAACATGTGCGAGGCCACCACCATGCTCAAGGTGGGCACGGCGTCGCTGGTGCTGGAGATGATCGAGGCCGGGGTGGCGTTCCGGGACTTCTCACTGGACAACCCGATTCGGGCCATCCGCGAGGTCAGCCATGACCTCACCGGCCGTCGACCGGTGCGGCTGGCGGGCGGGCGGCAAGCCAGCGCCCTGGACATCCAGCGCGAGTACTTCACCCGCGCAGTGGAATACCTGCAGACGCGCGAGCCCAATACTCAGATCGACCAGGTGATCGACCTGTGGGGCCGTCAGCTCGACGCGGTGGAGAGCCAGGACTTCGCCAAGGTGGACACCGAGATCGACTGGGTGATCAAGCGCAAGCTGTTCCAGCGCTATCAGGACCGCTACAACATGGAGCTGTCCGACCCGAAGATCAGTCAGCTCGATCTGGCCTACCACGACATCAAGCGCGGCCGCGGCGTCTTCGACCTGCTGCAGCGCAAGGGCCTGGCGGCCCGGATCACCACCGACGAGGAGATCGAAGCCGCCGTCGACACCCCGCCGCAGACCACCCGGGCCAAGCTGCGCGGTGAGTTCATCAGCGCGGCGCAGGAGGCCGGCCGGGACTTCACCGTCGACTGGGTGCATCTCAAGCTGAACGACCAGGCCCAGCGCACGGTGCTGTGCAAGGATCCGTTCCGGTCGGTCGACGAGCGGGTGAAGCGGCTCATCGCCAGCATGTAG